A genome region from Camelina sativa cultivar DH55 chromosome 10, Cs, whole genome shotgun sequence includes the following:
- the LOC104719489 gene encoding protein ABHD17B codes for MGGVTSSIAAKFAFFPPSPPSYGFAPDVDRLYITEVPRRDDVDVLKLKTRRGNEIVAVYVKHPKANGTLLYSHGNAADLGQMFELFVELSNRLRVNLMGYDYSGYGQSTGKASEYNTYADIDASYTCLKEQYGVKDDQLILYGQSVGSGPTIDLASRTPNLRGVVLHSPILSGMRVLYPVKRTYWFDIYKNIDKISAVTCPVLVIHGTADEVVDCSHGKQLWQLSKEKYEPLWVSGGGHCNLELYPEFIKHLKKFVISISKPKGSRNGSTKTATTDTTKSQSKPSENGRSDTFQLGCCLPEVSRNSVDSQLEKSKKTSKPEKSRMSVDRFRRKKGLVW; via the exons ATGGGAGGAGTAACTTCATCAATCGCCGCAAAGTTCGCTTTTTTCCCGCCATCACCACCGTCGTACGGGTTCGCACCGGACGTTGACCGGTTGTACATAACCGAAGTGCCTCGCCGTGACGATGTCGATGTGTTGAAGCTAAAGACACGTCGTGGTAACGAGATTGTGGCTGTTTATGTTAAGCATCCTAAAGCTAATGGTACGCTTTTGTATTCACATGGTAACGCTGCTGATTTGGGTCAGATGTTTGAGCTTTTCGTCGAGCTTAGTAATCGTCTCCGAGTTAATCTCATGGG gTATGATTACTCTGGTTATGGTCAGTCTACTGGAAAG GCAAGTGAATATAACACATATGCTGATATAGATGCGTCATATACCTGCCTCAAGGAGCAGTATGGTGTAAAAGATGATCAACTGATATTATACGGTCAGTCTGTTGGTAGTGGACCAACGATTGATCTAGCTTCACGCACGCCTAATTTGAGAGGTGTGGTTTTGCACAGCCCTATTCTCTCTGGGATGAGAGTTTTGTATCCGGTTAAACGTACTTATTGGTTTGATATTTACAAG AATATCGACAAGATCAGTGCAGTTACCTGTCCTGTCTTAGTAATCCAT GGGACAGCAGATGAAGTAGTTGATTGTTCTCACGGAAAACAACTTTGGCAACTTTCAAAAGAGAAGTATGAACCCTTATGGGTATCTGGAGGAGGACACTGCAACCTAGAACTCTATCCGGAGTTCATAAAACATCTGAAGAAATTCGTAATATCGATTTCCAAACCTAAGGGATCAAGAAATGGTTCGACCAAGACTGCAACAACAGACACAACCAAAAGCCAGAGCAAGCCTTCTGAGAATGGCCGTTCTGATACGTTTCAACTCGGCTGCTGCCTTCCGGAAGTTTCTAGAAACAGTGTAGACAGCCAGCTGGAGAAATCTAAGAAGACTAGTAAACCCGAAAAGTCCCGAATGAGTGTTGATAGGTTTAGAAGGAAAAAAGGTCTAGTCTGGTGA
- the LOC104720560 gene encoding LEAF RUST 10 DISEASE-RESISTANCE LOCUS RECEPTOR-LIKE PROTEIN KINASE-like 2.3: MRTAITNPTFLDFQDNISQVLSALLHSPPHLYLQISSRIYHLIKPSPCSTLVTHVRHFPGNFTCPVAVTGLGSLIQNSTYHKLCDESFTVTVPTSFVPEEEALNLTNLESVLRKGFEVKLKVINEIFCQECLSSGGSCGFQLSRQVCYKNVSGSRISCRTTTYISGGTNIKNSSTLIIISTVAGSILALFVVMILAFLLWERRKKNALRDQNLDMLVTLRRYSYREIKKITKSFTEVVGRGGFGTVYKGKLRDGSKVAVKVLKDSMGNCEDFINEVASMKSLFRIAFLDCTV; encoded by the exons ATGCGTACTGCG ATAACAAATCCAACATTCTTAGACTTTCAAGACAACATTTCTCAGGTTCTTTCTGCTCTGCTTCATTCTCCTCCACACCTTTACCTTCAGATCTCTTCCAGAATTTACCATCTTATAAAACCCTCACCGTGTTCTACGCTTGTGACCCACGTTCGTCATTTCCCTGGGAATTTCACATGTCCAGTGGCAGTGACAGGTCTTGGCTCTTTAATTCAAAACTCTACATATCATAAACTTTGTGATGAGAGTTTCACTGTCACGGTTCCTACGAGTTTCGTTCCAGAGGAAGAAGCTCTGAATTTAACCAATTTGGAAAGTGTTTTGAGAAAAGGATTTGAGGTGAAGTTGAAGGTGATAAATGAGATATTTTGTCAAGAATGTTTATCCTCAGGTGGAAGCTGTGGCTTTCAATTATCAAGACAGGTTTGCTACAAGAACGTTTCAGGATCAAGAATCAGTTGCCGTACTACAACTTATATATCTGGTGGTACAAACATCAAGAATAGCTCCACTCTGATAATAATAAGTACAG tTGCAGGGTCAATATTAGCTTTATTTGTGGTGATGATTCTAGCATTCTTGTTATgggagagaaggaaaaaaaatgctCTAAGAGATCAGAACCTTGATATGTTAGTAACGCTGAGACGGTATAGTTATAgggaaatcaagaaaattacaaaaagttttACAGAAGTTGTTGGAAGAGGAGGATTTGGAACTGTATATAAAGGGAAGTTACGCGATGGTAGTAAAGTTGCGGTGAAAGTCTTGAAGGATTCAATGGGAAACTGTGAAGATTTTATTAACGAAGTGGCAAGCATGA AGTCATTGTTTCGAATAGCGTTTTTGGACTGTACTGTTTAA